Proteins encoded by one window of uncultured Bacteroides sp.:
- a CDS encoding ATP-binding protein, translating into MKRKELLKQLIVTYQETLSMEVEQRGVELPLHTGKIITVTGVRRCGKSCLFTLAIKQLLVEGVDRRKILFLNFDDERLQFDREGFDEILDAYRELYADIPMNEVYIFFDEIQMADSWEQFVRRVYDQETRNLFITGSNSKMLSSEIATSLRGRTLQFEVFPLSFKEFCIFRKVDTNYYVATNRAPLLNLFYDYLRYGAFPEVVMGDSRFREQMLQEYFFVMLYKDLVERYNIRNPAPVRYFIKRILANITKPTSINKLYNELKSQGVTVGKNTLYELIEQIEAIYLLLPLTKYDPSLVKENSADNKYYCIDNGLRGALLASHGEDNGALLENLVYLYLRRSLPFGRGLFYFKGKRECDFLITDKQEVSSLIQVSWDISEPETKKREIDGLLEAATATGCSRLLIITAEAEEEITIGNMKIEILPAWKWMLESL; encoded by the coding sequence ATGAAAAGGAAAGAATTGCTTAAACAGTTAATAGTTACCTATCAGGAGACTCTTTCTATGGAGGTGGAACAGAGAGGAGTAGAGCTGCCACTACATACCGGAAAGATTATAACGGTAACGGGTGTTCGCCGTTGTGGAAAATCGTGCTTATTTACATTGGCAATTAAACAACTTTTGGTAGAAGGTGTGGATCGCAGGAAGATTTTATTCCTTAATTTCGACGATGAACGTCTGCAGTTTGACAGAGAAGGATTCGATGAAATTCTTGATGCTTATCGGGAATTATATGCCGATATACCTATGAATGAGGTTTATATATTTTTTGATGAGATACAAATGGCCGATTCTTGGGAGCAGTTTGTACGCCGGGTATACGATCAGGAAACTCGTAATTTGTTTATTACAGGGTCAAATTCAAAGATGCTTTCGTCTGAAATAGCCACTTCTTTACGTGGACGCACTCTTCAATTTGAAGTTTTTCCACTATCTTTTAAAGAATTTTGTATTTTCCGAAAGGTAGATACTAATTATTATGTAGCAACAAACAGAGCCCCGTTACTCAATCTTTTTTATGATTATTTACGTTACGGAGCTTTTCCGGAAGTTGTAATGGGCGATAGTCGTTTTAGAGAGCAGATGTTGCAGGAGTATTTTTTTGTAATGCTGTATAAAGACCTTGTAGAACGATATAACATTCGTAATCCGGCACCCGTAAGATATTTTATTAAGCGAATTCTGGCAAATATAACAAAGCCAACTTCGATTAATAAGCTGTATAATGAACTGAAATCTCAGGGAGTTACTGTGGGGAAAAATACCCTTTACGAGTTAATTGAACAGATAGAAGCTATTTATTTGTTATTGCCTTTGACCAAATATGATCCTTCGTTGGTGAAAGAGAATAGCGCTGATAATAAATATTATTGCATTGATAATGGATTAAGGGGGGCGTTGCTTGCCTCTCATGGTGAGGATAATGGTGCTTTGCTCGAAAATTTGGTTTATCTTTATTTAAGAAGATCTCTACCTTTTGGGCGTGGTTTGTTTTATTTTAAAGGCAAGCGTGAATGCGATTTTTTGATAACAGATAAGCAAGAAGTTTCATCTTTGATTCAAGTTTCATGGGATATTAGTGAGCCCGAAACCAAAAAAAGAGAGATAGATGGATTGCTCGAAGCAGCTACAGCTACTGGATGTAGTCGTTTACTGATTATCACCGCCGAGGCTGAAGAGGAAATTACTATTGGAAATATGAAAATTGAGATTTTGCCTGCATGGAAATGGATGCTGGAATCGCTTTAA